A genomic window from Leishmania braziliensis MHOM/BR/75/M2904 complete genome, chromosome 19 includes:
- a CDS encoding inosine-5'-monophosphate dehydrogenase — MAANNANYRIKVIKDGCTAEELFQGDGLTYNDFIILPGFIDFGAADVNISGQFTKQIRLHIPIVSSPMDTITENEMAKTMALMGGVGVLHNNCTVERQVEMVKSVKAYRNGFISKPKSVTPNTPISEIIRIKEGKGISGILVTENGDPHGKLLGIVCTKDIDYVKKKETPVSAVMTRRDKMTVERAPIQLEEAMDVLNRSRHGYLPIVNGNDEIVYLCSRRDAVRARDYPHSTLDKSGRLICAAATSTRPEDKRRVAALAEVGVDVLVLDSSQGNTIYQIAFIKWIKSTYPHLEVVAGNVVTQDQAKNLIDAGADGIRIGMGSGSICITQEVLACGRPQGTAVFKVAQYCASRGVPCTADGGLRQVGDICKALAIGANCAMLGGMLSGTTETPGEYFFKGGVRLKVYRGMGSLEAMSQGKESGKRYLSENEVVQVAQGVSGNVVDKGSAEKLIAYIAKGLQQSAQDIGEISFDAIREKLYAGQVLFSRRSVTAQGEGGVHSLHSYEKKLFAAKM; from the coding sequence ATGGCGGCAAACAACGCGAACTACCGCATCAAGGTGATCAAGGATGGGTGCACTGCCGAGGAGCTGTTTCAGGGCGATGGGCTGACATACAATGACTTTATTATTCTGCCGGGCTTCATTGACTTTGGCGCTGCCGATGTGAACATCTCTGGCCAGTTCACGAAGCAAATCCGTCTCCACATCCCGATCGTGTCGTCACCGATGGACACCATCACGGAGAACGAGATGGCCAAGACAATGGCGCTCATGGGCGGCGTCGGTGTACTGCACAACAACTGCACGGTGGAGCGGCAGGTGGAGATGGTGAAGTCGGTGAAGGCGTACCGTAACGGGTTCATCTCCAAGCCCAAGTCGGTGACGCCAAACACTCCCATCAGCGAGATCATCCGCATCAAAGAGGGTAAGGGCATCAGTGGCATCCTTGTGACGGAGAACGGCGACCCACACGGCAAGCTGCTGGGCATTGTGTGCACTAAAGATATCGACTACgtgaaaaaaaaggaaacccCGGTATCGGCGGTCATGACGCGACGTGATAAGATGACGGTGGAGCGTGCGCCGATCCAGCTGGAAGAGGCAATGGATGTGCTGAACCGCAGTCGACACGGCTACCTGCCCATTGTGAACGGGAACGACGAGATTGTCTACCTCTGCTCCCGTCGCGATGCTGTCCGCGCGCGTGATTACCCCCACAGCACGCTGGACAAGAGTGGACGTCTCATTTGCGCTGCCGCGACCTCAACGCGCCCAGAGGACAAGCGGCGCgtagcagcgctggcagaggTCGGCGTTGATGTGCTGGTTCTGGACAGCTCTCAGGGCAACACGATTTACCAGATCGCCTTCATCAAGTGGATTAAGTCGACGTATCCGCACCTCGAGGTAGTGGCGGGGAACGTGGTGACGCAAGATCAGGCCAAGAATCTCATTGATGCCGGCGCGGACGGTATTCGCATTGGCatgggcagcggcagcatctGCATCACGCAGGAGGTGCTCGCTTGCGGTCGCCCTCAAGGCACGGCGGTGTTCAAGGTGGCTCAGTACTGCGCGTCCCGCGGCGTTCCGTGTACCGCTGATGGTGGCCTACGCCAAGTCGGCGACATCTGCAAGGCGCTCGCCATCGGCGCCAACTGCGCGATGCTCGGCGGCATGCTGAGTGGCACGACGGAGACGCCCGGCGAGTACTTCTTCAAGGGTGGCGTGCGCCTGAAGGTGTACCGCGGCATGGGTAGCCTGGAGGCGATGAGTCAGGGCAAGGAATCCGGCAAGCGCTATCTCTCTGAGAAcgaggtggtgcaggtggcgcaggGCGTGTCTGGCAACGTGGTGGATAAGGGCTCTGCCGAGAAGCTCATTGCCTACATCGCGAAGGGACTTCAACAATCCGCACAGGACATTGGCGAGATCAGCTTCGACGCGATTCGAGAGAAGCTGTACGCCGGTCAGGTGCTTTTCAGCCGCCGCTCCGTCACAGCCCAGGGCGAGGGTGGCGTGCATTCGCTTCACAGCTACGAGAAGAAACTGTTTGCAGCCAAGATGTAG